In Herbinix luporum, a single window of DNA contains:
- the rsmG gene encoding 16S rRNA (guanine(527)-N(7))-methyltransferase RsmG translates to MDYDKKLGIEEFEKALSELKINLSDYQIEQFIKYYELLIHWNKLMNLTSITDFMEVINKHFVDSLSMVKVYRPSNEKILDLGTGAGFPGVPLKIAFPNTKVVLMDSLNKRVRFLNEVIKELDLDNIIAIHGRAEDYGREKDYRESFDISTSRAVAKLSTLSEYCLPFVKKEGLFIAYKSGNISEELEEASKAIKVLGGKVMETKEFTLPFTDINRSFIIIKKNNITPNKYPRTAGKPSKEPL, encoded by the coding sequence ATGGATTATGATAAAAAATTAGGAATTGAAGAGTTTGAGAAGGCTTTATCCGAACTTAAAATAAATCTTAGTGATTATCAGATTGAGCAGTTTATAAAGTATTATGAACTCCTTATTCATTGGAATAAGCTTATGAACCTTACATCAATTACTGATTTTATGGAAGTAATTAACAAACATTTTGTCGACAGTTTATCCATGGTTAAGGTATATAGGCCTAGTAATGAAAAAATACTAGATTTAGGTACAGGGGCAGGATTTCCTGGGGTACCTTTAAAAATAGCATTTCCAAATACTAAAGTTGTTTTAATGGATTCTCTTAATAAACGGGTTCGTTTTTTAAATGAAGTAATTAAGGAGCTAGATTTAGATAATATAATAGCTATCCATGGACGGGCTGAGGATTATGGAAGAGAAAAAGATTACCGAGAAAGCTTTGATATAAGTACTTCAAGGGCAGTAGCAAAATTATCAACCTTATCGGAATATTGTCTTCCTTTTGTAAAAAAAGAGGGATTGTTTATTGCTTATAAATCAGGTAATATTTCTGAAGAATTGGAAGAAGCTTCAAAGGCAATTAAGGTTCTTGGGGGAAAAGTTATGGAAACAAAGGAATTTACCCTGCCTTTTACAGATATAAACAGATCCTTTATAATTATTAAAAAAAATAATATAACACCAAATAAATATCCAAGAACAGCCGGTAAACC
- the mnmG gene encoding tRNA uridine-5-carboxymethylaminomethyl(34) synthesis enzyme MnmG: MSYVYEDYDVVVIGAGHAGCEAALACARLSLKTIIFTVSIDSVAMMPCNPNIGGTSKGHLVREIDALGGEMGKNIDKTYIQSRMLNLSKGPAVHSLRAQADKKEYSNSMRKVIENTPNLTLRQAEIVDIITEDNKVVGVKTYSGSIYPCKAVIICTGTYLNSRCIYGDTVHLTGPDGLQSALYLTESLKKLGIEMLRFKTGTPARIDKRSIDFSKMEEQKGDENIVPFSFTNKAEDIKREQVSCWLTYTTAKTHEIIRANIDRSPLYTGDIKGTGARYCPSIEDKVVRFADKDRHQVFIEPEGNYTNEMYISGMSSSLPEDVQVQMYRSVPGLENANIVRNAYAIEYDCINPSQLKPTLEIKNIEGLFSAGQFNGSSGYEEAAAQGLIAGINAAMKILGREPLILDRSQAYIGVLIDDLITKETMEPYRMMTSRAEYRLLLRQDNADLRLTKIGYKIGLIDEERYQALLKKEESIDKEIKRLEKTVIGANSKVQELLKSLNSTPLTTAATLAELIRRPELNYELLESIDPERKDLPKDVIEQININIKYEGYILRQQRQVEQFKKMENKKIPEDIDYSKISGLRIEARQKLEKFKPISIGQASRISGVSPADISVLLVYMMQHKSNNKK, from the coding sequence ATGTCATACGTATACGAAGATTATGACGTAGTTGTGATAGGAGCCGGTCATGCAGGATGTGAGGCGGCTTTAGCCTGTGCCAGGTTATCATTAAAAACTATTATATTTACTGTAAGTATTGACAGTGTGGCAATGATGCCCTGTAATCCAAATATTGGAGGAACTTCTAAAGGCCATTTGGTCAGAGAAATAGATGCCTTAGGGGGAGAGATGGGTAAGAATATCGATAAAACCTATATTCAGTCTAGGATGTTAAATTTATCTAAAGGACCTGCTGTACATTCTTTAAGGGCACAGGCTGATAAGAAAGAATATTCTAATAGTATGAGAAAGGTAATTGAAAATACCCCCAACTTAACTCTAAGACAAGCTGAAATAGTAGATATTATAACAGAAGATAATAAAGTAGTCGGAGTAAAGACCTATTCAGGATCCATATATCCTTGTAAAGCGGTAATAATTTGTACGGGAACTTATTTGAATTCAAGATGTATATATGGTGATACGGTACACTTAACCGGACCGGACGGACTTCAGTCTGCCTTATATCTTACAGAATCTTTAAAAAAACTAGGAATTGAAATGTTAAGATTTAAGACAGGGACTCCTGCAAGGATTGATAAAAGAAGTATTGATTTTTCAAAAATGGAAGAGCAAAAGGGAGATGAAAACATAGTACCCTTTTCCTTTACAAATAAAGCTGAGGATATAAAAAGGGAACAGGTTTCATGTTGGCTTACCTATACAACAGCTAAGACCCATGAAATAATTAGGGCCAACATAGACAGATCTCCCCTATACACCGGAGATATTAAAGGAACAGGGGCCAGATATTGTCCTTCCATTGAAGATAAGGTGGTTCGTTTTGCCGATAAAGATAGGCATCAGGTATTTATCGAACCGGAAGGAAATTATACCAATGAAATGTATATATCCGGAATGTCTAGTTCCCTGCCTGAAGATGTTCAAGTACAGATGTATAGATCGGTACCGGGACTTGAGAATGCTAATATTGTAAGAAATGCTTACGCAATTGAATACGATTGTATAAATCCTTCACAACTTAAGCCTACCTTAGAAATTAAAAATATAGAAGGCTTATTTAGTGCAGGACAGTTTAACGGAAGTTCCGGATATGAGGAAGCTGCCGCACAGGGCCTTATTGCAGGAATAAATGCTGCCATGAAAATTTTAGGAAGGGAACCACTTATTTTAGATCGATCCCAGGCTTATATAGGTGTATTGATAGATGATTTGATAACTAAGGAAACTATGGAACCTTATCGTATGATGACATCAAGGGCTGAATATAGATTACTTCTAAGACAAGATAATGCAGATCTTAGACTTACAAAAATTGGATATAAAATCGGCTTAATTGATGAGGAACGTTATCAGGCATTGCTAAAGAAAGAAGAAAGTATAGACAAAGAGATAAAACGATTAGAAAAAACAGTAATAGGGGCTAACAGTAAGGTCCAAGAGTTATTAAAAAGTCTTAATAGTACACCATTGACCACAGCTGCAACCTTGGCTGAGTTAATAAGAAGACCGGAATTAAATTATGAGTTGTTAGAAAGTATTGACCCGGAAAGAAAAGATTTACCTAAAGATGTAATTGAACAAATTAATATTAATATAAAATATGAAGGTTATATACTAAGACAGCAAAGACAAGTTGAGCAATTTAAGAAGATGGAAAATAAGAAAATACCTGAAGATATTGATTATAGTAAAATATCAGGATTAAGAATTGAGGCAAGACAAAAATTAGAAAAATTCAAACCTATATCTATAGGTCAAGCATCAAGGATATCGGGAGTATCCCCGGCAGATATATCTGTACTATTGGTATATATGATGCAACATAAAAGTAACAACAAAAAATAA
- the mnmE gene encoding tRNA uridine-5-carboxymethylaminomethyl(34) synthesis GTPase MnmE: MKTDTIAAIATGASSGGISIIRISGDEAFNVIDKIYQSKKKNKLLSTENSHTIHYGYIVDENQIIDEVMVTLMKAPSTYTRENVVEINCHGGVVVTRKILETVLKHGVRLAEPGEFTKRAFLNGRIDLSQAEAVCDIINAKNELALKNSINQLKGRELEIIQTLRDGILRDMAFIEAALDDPEHISIDGFSDELLVKLDKYCEDLEKLISSSKNGRLITEGIKTVILGKPNAGKSSLLNILVREDRAIVTDIAGTTRDTLEETIQLNEITLNIIDTAGIRNTDDIVEKIGVKKAINVAQEADLIIYVIDSSAPLDENDELIFSLIKDKKAILLLNKSDLPSKISAEDIKKKTSNPIISTSFIEYTGLDQLENLIKDLFFKGEITINEDIFITNQRHIEAFKSALDALNMVRKSINDGMPEDFYSIDLMAAYDELGKILGENVEEDLINMIFSEFCMGK, translated from the coding sequence ATGAAAACAGATACAATTGCTGCTATTGCAACCGGTGCAAGCAGTGGAGGAATTAGTATTATACGAATAAGCGGAGATGAGGCATTTAATGTAATTGATAAAATATATCAGTCTAAGAAAAAAAACAAACTATTGTCCACAGAAAATAGTCATACAATTCATTATGGATATATAGTAGATGAAAATCAGATAATAGATGAAGTTATGGTTACCCTTATGAAAGCCCCTTCCACATATACAAGAGAAAATGTAGTAGAAATAAATTGTCATGGTGGAGTTGTAGTTACAAGAAAAATTCTAGAGACCGTATTAAAACATGGAGTAAGGCTGGCAGAGCCGGGGGAATTTACAAAAAGGGCTTTTTTAAATGGTAGAATTGACTTATCGCAAGCAGAAGCCGTATGTGATATTATAAATGCTAAGAATGAACTTGCTCTTAAAAATTCTATTAATCAGTTAAAGGGAAGAGAATTAGAAATTATACAAACACTTAGGGATGGAATTTTAAGGGATATGGCTTTTATAGAAGCAGCTTTAGACGATCCCGAACACATTAGTATAGACGGTTTTAGTGATGAATTATTAGTAAAACTAGATAAGTATTGTGAAGACTTAGAAAAATTAATTTCAAGTTCAAAAAATGGTAGGTTAATAACAGAGGGGATTAAGACAGTTATATTAGGAAAGCCTAATGCAGGTAAATCAAGTCTCTTAAATATTTTAGTAAGGGAAGATAGGGCTATAGTTACGGATATAGCAGGGACTACCAGGGATACTCTTGAAGAAACAATACAGTTAAATGAAATTACTTTAAATATAATCGATACAGCGGGAATACGTAATACAGATGATATTGTAGAAAAAATTGGAGTAAAAAAAGCAATTAATGTAGCACAGGAAGCCGATCTTATAATTTATGTAATCGATTCTTCAGCACCTCTGGATGAAAATGATGAACTTATTTTTTCTTTAATAAAAGATAAAAAGGCTATATTATTGTTAAATAAAAGTGATTTACCATCAAAAATTTCTGCAGAAGATATTAAAAAGAAGACATCAAATCCCATCATCAGTACCTCTTTTATTGAATATACCGGATTAGATCAGTTGGAGAATTTAATAAAAGACTTATTCTTTAAAGGTGAAATTACCATAAATGAAGATATCTTTATTACCAATCAAAGGCATATTGAGGCATTTAAATCGGCACTTGATGCCCTTAATATGGTAAGAAAGAGCATCAATGATGGTATGCCTGAAGATTTTTATTCTATTGATTTAATGGCTGCTTATGATGAGCTTGGAAAAATTCTGGGTGAAAATGTAGAAGAAGATTTAATTAATATGATATTTAGTGAGTTTTGCATGGGAAAATAA
- the jag gene encoding RNA-binding cell elongation regulator Jag/EloR → MDWKEFTAKTVDEALTNAMLEIGTTADNLEYEVIEKETSGFLGIFSKPAKIKVRLKVSVENTAREFLEKVLKAMKVDASINITLDKENEILDINLEGQDMGVLIGKRGQTLDSLQYLVSLVINKNTEKYIKVKLDTENYRARRKETLENLARNISSKVKKTRRSVTLEPMNPYERRIIHSALQNDKYVETYSEGEDPYRKVVISYKRSNRDSRPYKYGKDNSRNYSRDYKKDYREYKESKKNAVSNENV, encoded by the coding sequence ATGGATTGGAAAGAATTTACTGCAAAAACTGTAGATGAAGCATTAACTAATGCCATGTTGGAGATAGGTACTACTGCAGATAATCTTGAATATGAAGTTATTGAAAAAGAAACCTCCGGATTTTTAGGTATATTCAGCAAACCGGCTAAGATAAAAGTTAGGCTTAAAGTTAGTGTGGAAAATACCGCAAGGGAGTTTTTAGAAAAAGTACTTAAGGCAATGAAAGTTGATGCAAGTATTAATATAACTTTAGATAAAGAAAATGAAATATTGGATATAAATCTTGAAGGTCAAGATATGGGTGTGCTAATAGGTAAAAGAGGACAAACCTTAGATTCCCTTCAATACCTTGTAAGTCTGGTTATAAATAAAAACACTGAAAAATATATTAAAGTAAAACTGGACACAGAAAATTATAGGGCAAGACGTAAAGAAACCCTTGAAAATCTGGCAAGGAATATATCTAGCAAGGTTAAAAAAACCAGAAGATCTGTTACCTTAGAACCTATGAATCCTTATGAAAGAAGAATTATTCATTCAGCCTTGCAAAATGACAAATATGTTGAAACATATTCTGAAGGGGAAGATCCATATAGAAAGGTTGTTATAAGTTATAAAAGATCTAATCGAGATAGCAGACCTTATAAGTATGGAAAAGATAATTCTAGAAATTATAGCAGAGACTATAAAAAGGATTATAGGGAGTACAAGGAAAGTAAAAAAAATGCTGTTTCAAATGAAAATGTATAA